TTCATCAGTAAAGTAATTGgttaaaagaaagagagaataaGGGGATGGAGGCTGTGAGAGAAGGCGATAGTGGAGGAAGGTGACACCACTGTGGTGAAGTCGAGGCTACGATGGTGATGGATAACCGAACTATGCCAGTAACAATAGCAACTACGTCAATTCGGACAGCACCAGTAGCAATAACCATAACCATTGATAAAAGAGAATCCAACGTCCAAAATCCATTCGTGGAGTTGCATATCCTTGTAGTCACCTTGACCCCTATCCGAGTCTCAATAAATCCAAACCCAACACACATTCTCTTCCACCACTAACATCATCATCGCTCTCTTTGCACCCAAAAAAACTCATTCTTTGCTCCGTAAACTTGCCTCATTGGACAGTCTCCtcgaaaaagtgaaaaaaggaGCTATTATCAACGTCGGTCTCTAATTTCTCATTGGATGGATCAGACGTTACTTGAAGAAAGGTCGTTACTCTCAGTGCGTTAGAACCAGTTAATTTGGAAAATTTAACATtggattatttattattgtaagTATTGGAGTTGACTGAGAATGTTGTTATCATTAGTTTGTTTGATTtggatttttgtttttcatgatacTAAGGGTTTTCAATTCAGATTTTGGGaacttttcttgttgatctcaAATAATAAGTATCAGTTTCATGTATTCATAGCGGAAGTTTGGGCCTTGATGATGTTGTTACTGCTACTCCAACGACAGCAGTGTCGCCATCTCTCATCTACTGAGGTCAAATGAATGTGGAGGGTATGGGCAAATTAGAAATTTCATATTACATGATTTCTTTTATGAACTTTTACTGTTAATAAGAACttcattataaaatttgatatggtatagggactcaattgaaaagaaaaaaagtatagagacttaattgaaaaattaataaaatcataggAACTGACAAAATAATTAAGCTTATTTAATAGTTATTCTAGTTGAACTACAATTGAATTGATTGAACtagtaaactagtaaactagtaaccgaAGTGATTTGATAACTaattcggttttcagaaccttgatcTTACCCTTCAACAAAATAGCCCTAAAATATACAGTCATCCTCATTCCACTCCTCAGTCTTCTACATCCAAATAGCCTCTGCACGTTATATTAATCtttagggttaagtacgattttggtccctaacgtagaggccgaaaatttatttcgtccccAACCATTTTTTCGCTACAAAATGGTCCCAAAGGtttcagtttattttaaaatcgtccttcgaACGAAAATATCCTTCCCCATTCTtccccaaaatcaaccaaatgCAGGAACAGAAGCAGACAAAAGCAGAATGCAGAAACAGAAGCAGACAGAAGCAGAATGCAGAAGTAGAATGCAGAAATAGAAAGCAGAAGTAgtgaaacaacaacaacaatgaaacaaCAACTAGAAGAACaacaccaacaacaacaatggataaTGAAGCAACAACAAAAGCAAAACCAGAAGAAgcaaaaacataaacaaaaacaGAGGCAAAAACGGCGAACGGCGATACTAAACCCGGTTTTTCCTTCTTCATCACAGACGGCGGCGGGCGCAGCAGctaggggtgttcaaaaccgATCCGAACCGAACTAAACCGACGAACCGAACTGAAATAACCGAGAACCGAATTAACCGAAAAccgaaaaaatgaaaaaacctATTTTGCTGTTTTTTGTGCGGTTCGGTTCAGTTTTCGGTTTTGACTTTGAAAACcctaaccgaaccgaaccgaaccgaaccgaaccgaaccgattcggaaaaaaccctaaaaatgacTAACCCCACCCCCCCAATCCCTAACCTGTGCTCTCTAGTCTCTACTACTCAGTTACTCTCGCTCTCTCTTCTCCAAATCCCCAATCCCTAACCTGCGCACTCAAATCTCCCCAATCTATCACTACTCAGTCGCTCTCGCTCCTCCGAATCCCGGCACCGAAGCCTTCCTCTTCGCGGAGACGCCACCCACTAACCCAGAAGGCAGCACAGCACTGACCCAGAAGAGAGGGCACAGCACGACGCCATCGCCCACTGACTCAACAGGGCAGCACAGCACCACGCCGCCGCCGTTGAGACGCCACCACCCAGCAGCGTTTCTGGGTTCTGGCCGATCATCAGTTCAACCCAGCACCGCTCAGTCTCCCACTCAGCCTTCCTCCCAAGTCAATATGGAGTCCGAGCCACCGATTCAGGTAATGTTTACCATTTGCTGTTTACTAGTGCATTGTTGGTACTTTTTGTTTGAGTGTTTGTTAGGTTAAAGTTGGTAACTTGgtattgaattattgatgaattattttattgttggtattgttgcTGCCTTGCTGGTTGCTGTTTATTGTTCAATTGCTTGTCTCggtttatttttcattttattgttcATTTTATTGTTCAATTGCTTGTCTCAGTTTATTGTTCATTTTATTGTTCAATTGCTTCCTGGATTTGattgccaattttttttaggCAAAACCAGCAAAGTTCAAGTTTTGATTGGATCTAAAAGATGGGTTACTAACAGTGGATATACTTCGGTTGATCACATAGTTTCTGGTTTCTACTCATACCCTTACCAGATTTTGCTGCATGCATGAAATCAAGGAACTTGCTTTTCATGTTCTTCTCATTTTGGATTTGTTTGTTGATCCAACACTTATCCATAGTATCTTGGATTATAAACTGTTGATTACTGTGGTTTACATTTGAGAACTTGTGTGTTATGAGCTGTACCCTTCAAAATAATATCTGTCACATGTTTTGCCAACTGTTTGTTGAtccagaaaaaataaaaataaattgtccaCATTTTGTGTTGTTAATGTGCTATATGATATAAGATCACATGCTTAGTGTGAAGTTGGTAATTTAATTGCAGGTTCTGATTAATACAACTTTGTGGCACTCACCCAAAAGTGTAGTTTTTGCTACGACTTTAGGAGATGGAGAACAAACAAGATGGTGTAAGCAATGGTGATGGTGATGTACTACATGACATTGAAAATGAAGGTATATTGTTGGATGGGAAGGGCAAAATTCGGAGGAATTGGTCGGAGTTTTCGGAAAGGAACATGTCATATTCAGAGCCACTGCTTGTTAAAAGGACTAACACAACCTCCCAGATTGCTATAATTGGTGCCAACCTCAGCGCTATTGAAAGCCTTGATTATGAGTAAGCCAAATTAGAAATTTCACTTCTGATTGAGTACATCTTGGTGTAGGAATTGTTCtccttatattatattattattattattattattattattattattattatgtaactgtttttttttatttcaggttGGTTTACATTAAGAATTTTAGCTATTTTGTTGGAGAAGACACCATAACTTTACTATCAGTTTaatgacaatttatttttattcagttGTGTTGATTGTTGAACTATTAAATTTCTTTAATTGTCGTATTTGAATTCTGTTGTCGTTAAATTTCATTAGATCAAGACTTTGTTagttattgtatatttttgtttGTCGATTTCAATGTTATGACTTTGCATAATAGTATGgtagtattttttttgaattgattGTAAAAATCGaacaaaccgaaccaaaccaaaccgattttaattggtttggtttggtttggatgGTCTTGACAaaaaaatcgaaccaaaccgaaccacAGTTTAATTAGACGATCGGATCGGATGACTTTTCCCTCAAAAACCGAATCAAACCGCACCGCGAGGAGCGGCGGCGCTACCTTCCCTTCCAGATTCNNNNNNNNNNNNNNNNNNNNNNNNNNNNNNNNNNNNNNNNNNNNNNNNNNNNNNNNNNNNNNNNNNNNNNNNNNNNNNNNNNNNNNNNNNNNNNNNNNNNNNNNNNNNNNNNNNNNNNNNNNNNNNNNNNNNNNNNNNNNNNNNNNNNNNNNNNNNNNNNNNNNNNNNNNNNNNNNNNNNNNNNTTTTCTTTCTTCCCTCCCTCCCCCCATTCTCTTTCTTCCCTCTCCTCTCTTCCCTCCCTCCcccattctctttctttcctcacCCGCTTCTCTTTCCTCCTCTCGTCGTtccctttctttttttactttataattttttagagaggagtaatttgataataaaaaaaattttggtaaaaaagataattttaaaataaactaaaacctTTAGGATCATTTTGTAACCAAAAAAAGGCTGAgaacgaaataaattttcgaccTCTACATCAACCAAAATTGTATTGACATCATCATATTTTTAATCACTATGAGGAAATAATTGTTTAAGAGGAATTCACTTCCATCATATTGATTGACATTAACATTAGATATAACATCAACATTGGTGGACATTTtgttagaaagaaaaaataatgtcATAATTAATAATAGTAGCAAAGGAAAGCCACAAAATttagaagcacaaaaaaaaggtttacaaaaattatgcaaaaatgaaaacaattcaAAATGAATGGTTTTATTCAGGACTGTCAACGGTAAAGTTTCTTTCTAAATTAATTGGGGCTAGGAGGGAGAAATCAAAGCCTACTTGAACAAATAGTAATGGTGATGACCACACAAAACTAAGCAGCAATAATAGCACTAAGCTTAAAAGCGACAACTaagtgatgaaaaaaaaaaaccgaagAATTTGAGAGGGTCACAATATTTTATCGTTGAATTTTGatgattaataaatttaaatataatttaataaattttattaaatattagttAACATTTGTtcaaatgtaaaatatattaaaatatttttcttaagtaacataaaaaaattagatatcttttaaacttaaaatagtctaaatatcaaaaaatataatCTCAAAAGCATTTTAACTATCTCAGAAACAACCTAGCATATCTTAGAATTCGAGTGTCTCATTTTTAGTTACAAACCACTGAaggcaaaaaaatatttacttcaTAAAGCCATTAACAAAACTCACGTTTTGGCTTCAacatttaaatttgaatatgcTTAAAAAACTAAACCGTTTAAAAAAGCTTTCTCTCTCATCTATAGAAAGTATACTTTGAAGCTACTAAATATGAGAAtttttaggaatatttttaccATCACCATATTTTTAGGAATAATGAGACAAATATAGAAAATAGGTTTTTAATagattttaattacaataaaaatgcaaaaatacTATGCCTACATGctaaaattttatatctaatttatataattaaaacttaaagtggTTCAAGTGTTCAACTAGCTAGTAACTTACAGATTAAACAATAATCCTATTGTCTTGAtggaatttttttttgggtgGTATCTTGATGGAATTTTTATTGGCTTGGTTTTGATAAGTATGCGGGAGCCTCACACACAtacccaagaaaaaaaaaggacttGGAGATgagtcttttttttatatataatactcAACTTGAAATGGGGAAGCTATAAGCAAAAGCAAAATGCAGTGTCTATCcaaaatcaataacaaaaacGTTGGTAGTGTGCTGTACATCGTAACACAAAAGAAGCCCAAGAGAGAGTGTGAACGGCCATATTCGATGGCAAAGTATTTCATGAAACTCTCACAAAGTTTTATCAAATGAAtctgtttaaaatatttaaaatttgtcctATCTCACTTTTCTATATTTATGGATCGGAAATAAAATGcttaacaattttttatcaGCCTCTTCTTCATGGTTGAGGTTAAgcgaaaaaaaaatcttttaactcAGAAGAATATTAGCCTTTGCACTAAGTCATTAAGATTAGTGTGTTCTCAATTTTGagtctaatttttaaattgtgtAAAATGTGGATAAAATAGAGTATGGTGAGAATTACAACCATGATAAAGAAAGGTTGAAGGGGtcgttaataaatttttaagagttttgttcccaatttataaatattttagtcaACTCAATTTGATAGAACTTTTTATAAGAGTTCCATCAAATACTTTGCC
This portion of the Arachis duranensis cultivar V14167 chromosome 6, aradu.V14167.gnm2.J7QH, whole genome shotgun sequence genome encodes:
- the LOC107494696 gene encoding uncharacterized protein LOC107494696, encoding MVPKSLLLSYSRSLFSKSPIPNLRTQISPIYHYSVALAPPNPGTEAFLFAETPPTNPEGSTALTQKRGHSTTPSPTDSTGQHSTTPPPLRRHHPAAFLGSGRSSVQPSTAQSPTQPSSQVNMESEPPIQEMENKQDGVSNGDGDVLHDIENEGILLDGKGKIRRNWSEFSERNMSYSEPLLVKRTNTTSQIAIIGANLSAIESLDYELVYIKNFSYFVGEDTITLLSV